The following are encoded together in the Populus trichocarpa isolate Nisqually-1 chromosome 5, P.trichocarpa_v4.1, whole genome shotgun sequence genome:
- the LOC7466830 gene encoding putative pentatricopeptide repeat-containing protein At3g23330 gives MSSYAQNYCYSDAICIFDEFLKMGFRPDHYTLPPLFKAVAGVGDCYLGFVLHGWVIRLGFEGYVVVGSSVLDFYLKGGKLVEAKRVFSNMLWRDCGVWNLMISGFGRAGFYVEALSLVRNMVEEEVKLDALVVPSILNACGGEGDLMKGKEIHGRVVKSTLFNVDVVISNSLIDMYARCGCLNDSEKVFRNMRSLNVVTWTTMISCYGVHGRAEESLEVFKKMKGFGLKPNPVTLTAVLASCSHSGLIDEGRRIFYSMQSHYGFEPSVEHYACMVDLLGRFGYLEEALGLVQRMKLEATASVWGALLGGCVMHKNVNIGEIAAHCLFELEPSNPGNYIALCYIYKSHGISDGITITRAKMRELGLAKTPGCSWITIAGTVHKFYQGCHSHPLTKVTCEILDRMIKVLMLPGIAVDQVICFSFLVQTYGMV, from the coding sequence ATGTCATCGTATGCGCAGAATTATTGTTACTCTGATGCTATTTGTATCTTTGATGAGTTTTTGAAAATGGGTTTTCGACCGGATCACTATACGTTGCCTCCACTGTTTAAGGCAGTAGCTGGAGTGGGAGATTGTTATTTGGGGTTTGTGCTTCATGGTTGGGTGATTAGACTTGGTTTTGAGGGATATGTTGTTGTGGGAAGTTCTGTTCTGGATTTTTACTTGAAAGGTGGGAAATTGGTTGAGGCGAAGCGAGTGTTTTCTAATATGTTGTGGAGGGATTGTGGTGTTTGgaatttgatgatttctgggtttgGGAGGGCAGGGTTTTATGTGGAGGCTTTGAGTTTGGTTAGGAATATGGTTGAGGAAGAGGTAAAGTTGGATGCTTTGGTGGTACCGAGTATTTTGAATGCTTGTGGAGGGGAAGGTGACTTGATGAAAGGGAAGGAAATTCATGGGCGAGTAGTGAAGAGTACTTTGTTCAATGTGGACGTTGTAATTAGTAACTCGTTGATTGATATGTATGCCAGGTGCGGGTGCTTGAATGATTCAGAAAAGGTTTTCAGGAACATGCGCAGTTTGAATGTTGTTACATGGACCACAATGATATCCTGTTATGGGGTTCATGGGAGAGCAGAGGAATCTCTGgaagtttttaagaaaatgaaaggttTTGGACTTAAACCTAACCCTGTCACACTAACTGCAGTTTTGGCTAGTTGCAGCCATTCAGGTCTAATTGATGAAGGCCGGAGGATCTTTTATTCAATGCAATCACATTATGGGTTTGAACCCAGTGTAGAGCACTATGCTTGTATGGTGGACCTCTTAGGTCGTTTTGGCTATCTCGAGGAAGCTCTTGGATTAGTACAGAGAATGAAGTTAGAAGCAACTGCAAGTGTCTGGGGTGCGCTACTGGGTGGTTGTGTGATGCACAAGAATGTCAATATTGGTGAAATAGCTGCTCATTGTCTTTTTGAACTGGAACCAAGTAACCCCGGAAACTATATAGCCTTGTGTTATATTTACAAATCTCATGGTATTTCAGATGGTATAACAATAACCAGGGCAAAGATGAGAGAATTGGGTTTGGCTAAAACTCCTGGTTGTAGCTGGATAACAATAGCAGGAACAGTACACAAATTCTACCAAGGATGTCATTCTCATCCATTGACAAAAGTGACGTGTGAAATTTTAGATAGAATGATCAA